In Lycium barbarum isolate Lr01 chromosome 9, ASM1917538v2, whole genome shotgun sequence, the DNA window AAGTAGTAGTAGGAGAGATAAAAGCAGCATTGGAAGTGCCTGCCATGCCTTTCTGGATCTTTAGAATGAGATTAACAGGAAGGATGTTTACAGGTAGTGAAAAGAGCTTAAGAGTTGAGAGTCAATGAGAGATATAAAAAGTTTGCTTTTGTCTAATTTATATTGTTGGTGCAAAGGAAGAAATGGCTTCTGATGCAAATTCAGATTTCACTTATTGTTAATTGTAATAACTTTTAAGTTGCTATGCACCTGTAATGTCAAGGTCTTTTCAAATGCCTATGCAATCTTGAATTTGTGATTTACAATTCAATGTTTAGCTATATTTGGGAGTGTGTTGAAGTGGCTGAAGCATTGGGAGAAAAAGGGAAAGGTATTTAGTGAGGAAATAGAAGAAATCAAAGAAAAGTCTAGCCTGATAAAGTTTTCAAAAAATCTCAAAAGCAGTATATATAAAGTTTTCAAAAAATCTCAAAAGCAGTATAGATATAAAGTTTTCAAAAAATCTCAAAAGCAGCATCTACCTGTCTTCATCAAGTGAAATTGATTTCGGAACTCTTTAATGTAGATGTAGAGATACCAAGaaattttctctcttctttctctctcgGTGCACGTTTAGAGTGCATCTATCGTGCGCCTTGGCCAGCTATGGCTAGGGGACTGGCGAAGAAGGGACAGAATCTGGCTATGGATGGGATTCAGCAACAGATCGGCGCCGGTGAGCTCAGCAAGGCTGGAGTGACAGTGGATTTGGGAAAGGAAAATTGGCCTCCATTAGGTGCGATGACAGACACTGTATGCACCCCCCCATCTGTGACTCCATCTGGGTTTGGGGGACCGTCAAGTGCTCATTCTCCCAATTTGATAGGGGCGGCTCTTAGTGGAACTGTGACGACACCAAGCACTGAATCAGTGGTGGTGGCAGTCGCTAGTGCTGCAGTGGAAGAGAAGTCTCAGGGTGTTGGGAATGGACAACCGAAGGTGGGGGAACAGCAGCAGAGACAATCTGTTGCTAATAGGAATTGGGCGAGTTTGTTCACGAATAAGCTTGCTGCCAAATGAATGGCCCTAAACTATATTGCTCCTGCAATTCAAGGCGGTGAAGTTGTGGTGGAACTGAACAAGGAGGAGATTGAAAAGGAGAATTACAAATGGAAACGGGCGTTGATTTTGTATGTCGTGGGGAATTCATCTACGATTGGAGCCATGGAACGATTCATTTGCTGCGAATTGGAACTTTGCATCAAAGCCGAAGGTGTTTTACCATAATGATGGATACTTTGTGGTTCGATTCAATGCTATGGCGGATTGGGATGCTGTCCTATACTCAGGGTCGTATACTATCAATAATAAACCTATTATTGTTAAGGTATGGGCATCTGATTTCGGTTTAAAGAATGAAGTACTTAGAACCATTCCAATCTGGGTCAAGTTGCCTAATTTGCCGGTAAGCTATTGGGGAATGGAGTCCTTAAGTTGAATTGGGAGTGGTTTGGGGGTTCCGCTGTTTGCAGATGCATGTACTTCCAATTTTGACAGGATTTCATATGCACGATTATTAGTGGAAATGGATGTCACAAAGATCCTAGTGGGAGACTGTTTCAACATGAAGTACTATATGACTGGGTGTCGGAGTATTGTCATACATGTCTGAAGGTTGGGCATATTTTTCCAGCAAAGCAGCCTAAACAGACTGCTCCACCACCTAAAGGGAGGCAGTTCAGTCAACAAGAGTGGAAGCATAGGCTTGGGAAGGAGAAGGTTATTGAAAATCAACCGAAGGATGCACCACCTGTTGTAATGAAGCAGCACAATGAACAAGCTGGTACTAGTAAGGTAGCACAGCAGGTGAATACTGCAGCTGGTGGCACACAACAACCAGAGGTGACTGTTACTAATGGATTTGATCCTTTAGTGGAGAAACAAAAGCAGGGTGGTGCTGGTAATGCTATGAATGTGGAGATAGGCAAGGTGAGTTGTGTTGTGGACAATAAAGGGGTTCCTAATCCTCCCAACCCAACATGATGCTCACTACTTGGAATGTTAGAGGCCTAAATAAGGTCTATAAGCATAATGAATTGAAGAATTTTATTAGATGTAATAAAGTTGCTCTTATTGCAGTACTTGAGCATAGAGTCAAGCAGCACAATGCTGTGAGAATAATTAGAAAGATCACTCAACACTGGTGTTGGTGCCACAATTATGATAGTAGTAATAAGGAGAGGATCTGGATTCTCTGGGATCTAGGCCTTGTTGAAATTTGTAAAACAGCCCAACTTATACATGGTATAGTTCAAATAAATACTATGAGGATGGAGTTTAACTTCACAGCTATCTATGGTTTGCAGACTATTGATGACAGGAAGGGTTTATGGGATGATTTGAGGAGTATTGCTAATCAACAGCAGGGTCCTTGGTTGGCCATGGGAGATTATAATGCTATCCTGTCTGAGGAGGATATAGAACTTGGGAGCCCTGTGCAGGAGGTGGAAATTAGAGACTCTGGGGATTTCATGTTTCACACTGGTATGACTGAGATGAGGACAGTGGGAAGAAGCTTTACTTGGACCAATGGCCACAACTTTAGCAGAATTGATAGAGCACTAATTAATGCAGAATGGGCCACGAGATATAATCATTTAGAAGTCAGTGCCATGGATCATGGATTCTCTGTCCATTCTCCACTAGCTATCAAGCTGGAGGAGCAGAGGGATGGGGAACCAAGACCATTCAGCTTCCTTAATTGCCTTGCTGATCACAATGATTTTCTGATGCTTGTGAGAAGGGCTTGGGAGAAACAGGTAAGGGGGTGTGCAATGAAGAGGGTGTGGTACAAGCTGAAGGTTGTTAAAGGAGAAATGAAGAAACTAAACAGAAATGAATTTGGTGGGGTGACAGAGAAGATGCAGAACTTGAGACAGCAAATATCTGAGCTCCAGTCACATATGAGGAGTGTGACTACTCCATCCACTTTGTTTGAACAAGATAAGGAACTAAGAGGGCAGCTTGAGAAATGAAATATGGTGGAGAAAATATTGCAAGACAGAAGTCAAGAATACAATGGCTCAAACTAGGGGACTCAAATACCACATACTTTCATGCATCCACCAAGAACAGACGGGCACACAACAAATTATCTGGGCTGCTTAACTCTGAGGGGGAAGTGTTATATACTAAGGCTGATATTGAAGGTGaagttttggggttctataagaAACTACTAGGATCTGCTGCTAGTAGCCTGCCTGCAGTACATCCTGGTATTATGAGCAATGGGAAGGTCTTGAACAGAGAGCAGCAGCTGAGCTTGATTGGCTCTGTGtcatagatgaaattcatgatgCTGTCCTTGATATTGGGGACCTTAAAGCCCCCGGATTTGATGGTTTTAATGCATACTTCTTCAAGAAGGCTTGGGATGTGCTGTTCTGGAATTTTTTGAGTCTGGTAAGATGAATGGTCCTATTAATTGCACAACCATCACTCTTATTCCAAAGGTGGCCAAGCCTGTTAGAATCACTGAATATAGACCTATATCATGCTGCACCACTTTGTATAAGATAATCTCCAAAATACTGACCCATAGAATGCAAGCTGTCATGGGTATTATTGTGGATAATAATCAATCTGCATTTGTACCTGGGAGGGTAATTTCAGACAACATCATTATGAGTGCATCATCCCAGATGCAAAAAGTTGCAGTTAGTCCAGCTTAGCTTTGTTGATGATTTGCTTTTGTTTAGCAGAGGTGATATTGAGTCCATTAAGGCCCTGCTTGACTACTTCCAGTTGTTCTCAAAGGCATCAGGTTTGGTTGCAAATGTGGAGAAAAGCTCCATTTACTTTGGAGGTGTTCACAATACTGAGCAACAAATGATTATTCAGGAACTTGGATTTGGTAAAGGAGAACTGCCTTTTAAGTATTTGGGAGTGCCATTGAGCACAAAAAGGACTACTGTAATCCAATACAAACCTTTGGTGGATAAAATCTTAAGAGAGAATTCAGTCATGGACTGCTCTGCTAGATTCCTCTCTTATGCTGGTAGGATTCAATTGATCAAGTTTGTGCTGTTTTCTGTACAAATTTTCTGGTCTCAGGTCTTTAGACTGCCCAGTAAGATTGTTAAAGTGCTTGAATCAATATGCAGGAGGTTCTTGTGGACTGGGAGGGCTGAGACATCTAAAAAGGCTCTGATAGCTTGGAAAACTCTGTAATTACCAAAATCTACAGGTGGTTTAAACTTACTTGATATGCAAATATGGAATAAGGCTGTTGTGAGCAAGATGCTATGGAACTTATGCATGAAAAAGGATAAGAAGTGGATACAGTGGGTGCATTCTTACTACGTAAAGGGTGGAAGTGTATGGGAGGCCCAAGCCAAGCAGGCCTCTTGGATCATCAGGAAAATCCTGAAGGCTAGTCTGACTTTTGAAGCAGCTGGTTATGAGGAGCAAGAAATGATGCAGATGCAGCAATACTCCATCAAAACCATTCTCTGTAGCTAATGAACTAATCATTCTCTGTGCTTAAACCCAACTCATTTCCATCTACTTGGATAATTTGAGCTTTTTGAGGTAGTACTTAGATAATTTGAATTGATGGCCTAGAACATGTGTAGGGTGCTTAGAAGTTTTGTTCAATCACTTTCCAGTTCCCTCTACACTCCCTTATGGGATTCCCCAAAATGAGAAAGGAAGCAAGGGTGCGGGTGGAAACAGTAGGATTTTTGTCAAACCTTTATCCTATGAAATGGAGGTCCTTGATTAAGTTTGAGTTCTTCAATACCTTGATTCTTCCTATTATCTCAAGTTGAACTGAGGACTTCCATAATCTATTGTTGTTTTATTATCCTCTTAAATTTGAAGCATTTTGTGCATGTATTATAGATAAGGTATAAATGTGGATATATGCTTATATCTTTGTACAATATCGTACTAGTTTTAATTAATTTACGACGATGTACTTTGTTACTTCATCACCAGGCTGTCTACCAGAGAAATGGCAACCTATTCTTCCGTACAACTGTGCAGAAAGCAACAGCATCAGAACAAAGTAAAAATATTATTCTCTCACTGTGCTTGGATTTAAGCTGTTTTTGCACTAATCACTTTTCAGTATTTTATGTTCATCTTCTTTTATCTGGTTTATTTTGGACAGAACAAGTGGACTTGGTCAAATCTACGCTACAAAAATTAAGCTCCTCATGAGTCATCAAAGTCCATTCAGTTTGAGAGGTGGGGAAGAGGCAAAATCGGCTCTTTGCTTGTGGAGAGTGTGAATCTGCTGTTTAAGTTATGCAATTTAGGAGCTTGTATACCTGTTGAAGTTGGAATTACCATAGTGTTTTTTACCTCAAAATTTTGTGGaagatgttttgaaatgaagataTATAATGGAAGGTGTTACACCATGGACAAATTTTCAATTTAATAGGATAATCGGAGGTGGTCTAAAACGTGCTGATATTGCAGTGGTAGGGTCAACTATTTGAACTGAAGAGTCATTATTAACTTCATTTTAATCTGGAGCAAACTTAATGTTATTGCCATATTTATTTTTAGATATAGTGGTTTAAATTATGTAATCAACTATTACATCTAGAGAGATTTGTTtggttggtaatttctccaagtGAGATCAACTTTTACCTGTGTTAcataaaaataagtacttttcGAGTTGATCAGTTTGGTTTATTCGAAGTTGGGTTCCATCTTATTATCCATGTTGGAAAAATATATTAGagattaggggtgtacaaagaaaaTCGACAAATCGCACTAAACTAATAATCCgaaccaaaccgagaaaaaaacccgattagtggtttggtttagttttaaaaagaaaaacccgactacacttggtttggtttggttttaattgAAAAAAAGTTAAATCGAATCAAATTAACCCAACATTACAtgtataaaatttcaaaaatatttatttataatgtaatttataaatatttcttaaactttttcatcttttaacatattatttcatgGAATTAGAATTTGAATGGTCCAATAGGTTTTATAGCCCatagatattagtaactcaaataaaacctaacaaaaatcaaagcaataatgatgttaacaaaagaaattcaattctaacactagaaaTGACGATAatgttggatatttattctttagttttatattatttataaaatgaaaataaataacttaattttatttttttctttaatatttagtcatgtaattaatatttattagccgtacttattttagcatgacttagtatttttagattatggtcattttctatatgccttataaattagcCTTATTTATTATAACATGACTTAGTaattttagattatgatcattttattttatg includes these proteins:
- the LOC132611535 gene encoding uncharacterized protein LOC132611535, with the protein product MSGAATNSSSDSHHNLLKEVRSHEVAIAELNDLPPSRAVYQRNGNLFFRTTVQKATASEQKQVDLVKSTLQKLSSS